GCAGGATTAGGTTCAATAATAGGTGCAGCACTGTTTTATAAAATAGACAAGCCGATAGCAGGCGGGGCGATATTAGGATCTATGGCTTTCGCGGGACTCGGGCTTTTAATATAGGAAACAACATCAGGAGGTAAAAATGTTAGATACAAAAATAAAATTTTATAAAGGACGGGTTGCATTAAATGTTCTGGCAAAAGATCTGGAAAATGCAATTGCTGTGTATGAAGCAGCAGAAGGGCATGCAGTAGTGGGTCTTTTATCAAAGAACTATAATACTATAGAAGAAGGGGTAAAAGAAACCAAAAAATATCTGGAAAAACTGGGGGTAGTATCAGTAGGTCTTGGTTCAGGAGACCCAAGCCAGTTTGAAAAAGCTGCATTAATAGCTTCACAGACAGATCCGGGGCATGTGAATCAGGTATTTACAGGAGCCGGATATGCGGCGGGAGCTTTGAAAGCGAACGGGTATAACAGAACATATATAAATGTATTAATGAGTCCCACAGGGCAGCCGGGAAAGGTAAAAATAAACACAGGGGAGCTGAGCAGTAAAGAAACTGATGCAATAGTTGATATAGACACAGCCGTTGCTATGCTTAGAGATATGAAAGCTCATTCCGTGAAGTTTTTTCCTATGGAAGGGCTGAAAGGTGCGGAGGAATTAAAAGAAGTGGTAAAGGCCAGTGAAAAAGCGGGGTTAGAATTAATAGAACCAACAGGCGGTATAGATCTCGAAAATTTTGAGGAGATAATGAAAATTTGTCTTGATAGTAATATTCCAAGAGTAATGCCGCATATATACGGTTCAATAATAGATAAAGAAACAGGTTTGACAAGAATAGAAGATATGAAAAAATTATATGAAATTGTAAAGAAACTGGTTTAGGATAAGTGGTAGTTTCAGACACAGCTTATTTTGAAAATAGTTTTTTGAGAGAATAATCTTTAAATCAGCGGTTTATAAAAAAGAAGGCTGTCCGGTATTTTGGACAGCCTTTTTCTCTTATATCTGAATTAGATTATACTCCTGAAGATGGTGGGCTAATGCTCCGAGAATATTAGCATTTTTCCTGAATGTAGCCGCTTTTATAACAGGTTTTATTTTATAAAACTGCTCCAGATTATCAATAATCTCATTAACTTTTTTAGTCAGACCCTGAATAA
This is a stretch of genomic DNA from Sebaldella sp. S0638. It encodes these proteins:
- a CDS encoding KDGP aldolase translates to MLDTKIKFYKGRVALNVLAKDLENAIAVYEAAEGHAVVGLLSKNYNTIEEGVKETKKYLEKLGVVSVGLGSGDPSQFEKAALIASQTDPGHVNQVFTGAGYAAGALKANGYNRTYINVLMSPTGQPGKVKINTGELSSKETDAIVDIDTAVAMLRDMKAHSVKFFPMEGLKGAEELKEVVKASEKAGLELIEPTGGIDLENFEEIMKICLDSNIPRVMPHIYGSIIDKETGLTRIEDMKKLYEIVKKLV